In a genomic window of Pedobacter sp. KBS0701:
- a CDS encoding non-canonical purine NTP diphosphatase codes for MKKLVFATNNQHKTEEIRAALEGKYEVLNLEDISCLVDIPETADTFEGNATLKSSYVVEHFNLDCFADDSGLEVEALNNEPGVYSARYSGSRDSSENIQMVLARLEGNSNRKARFKTVISLMQDGKNHIFEGTIAGTIRTILSGSKGFGYDPIFQPDGYDITFAEMDMAEKNKISHRALALKKMLDFLRG; via the coding sequence ATGAAAAAACTTGTATTTGCTACCAATAACCAACATAAAACTGAAGAAATACGCGCTGCACTTGAAGGTAAATATGAAGTGCTAAATCTGGAAGATATTAGTTGTTTGGTTGATATTCCTGAAACTGCTGATACTTTTGAAGGCAATGCAACTTTAAAAAGCAGTTATGTGGTTGAACATTTTAATTTGGATTGTTTTGCCGACGATAGCGGTTTGGAGGTTGAAGCTTTAAATAACGAACCTGGCGTTTACTCTGCCCGATATTCTGGCAGCCGCGATAGCTCAGAAAATATTCAAATGGTTTTGGCCAGGCTTGAGGGGAATTCCAATAGAAAAGCAAGGTTTAAAACGGTGATCTCCTTAATGCAGGATGGTAAAAATCATATTTTTGAAGGTACAATAGCGGGTACCATCAGAACAATATTATCAGGTTCGAAGGGTTTCGGTTATGATCCCATTTTTCAGCCGGATGGTTACGATATTACTTTTGCTGAAATGGATATGGCTGAAAAGAATAAAATCAGCCACAGGGCTCTCGCACTAAAAAAGATGCTGGATTTTTTGAGGGGATAG
- a CDS encoding OstA-like protein, translated as MQKLFVFLLFLISPVFLFGQQPASKIKIVSFSKITGDVKNKVSYLRNPVFQQDNATLTCDSAIFYSERNYFEAYRSVHIHQENTDIYSDQLEYDGNKKQAHLTGNVVMRDLTSTLTTNILDYNTLTKIGTYTSGGKIVNKEVTLTSKNGYYFSERNVAYFKYDVVVVTPQSVIKSDTMSYNTQDKWTYFYGPTNIKGKDDNLYTENGQYNTMTEDAFFGKKNLYTQGTRSLKGDSLYYYGKKGVGKAVKNIVFSDTKDKMKMFGDLGYYYKLDQRTLVTRNAYLGIGTEDSIMVKNKKRPDSLWMGADTLETQMVLQKTLKLIPKISIKADNQVGEDDEDTGEKKGKGEPKFKPEAESTQKEDKNKRNARNSKADKKKKNKGDAEAEDLLNLKDKNVDSLKSKVDSLSKGLPKLNPDSLQKSNLLKGKADSIIKNLPKLKTDSLEKLVNKTNSITKNVSKTKIDSLQKKITGKASPIMKEISKTKVDSLQNKITKSGAKDSLTKVLGNLKAGALKTDTAKFNPADTVQTRIIKAYHGVKIFKTNIQAKTDSLFYTSADSTLRCYSNPIIWSEGSQQVGDTIFVQFKNKKLNNLQAFRNAFLVNTPKDSLRFNQIKGRLMTGFFSNGKFKNLYVDGNAESIYYTQDDSTKVYKEMNQTLSSRIKFIFKDKENAIEEIVYIKGIEGALNPENTIAKDHVLKGFSWKPTERPKSKKDAIGSSGKPKPKAKAKTVMGKTAGGAKAASPAVKPSTTTPVVKPKSTLGKDSLNVDKKSLQVKPADTTNFGIKPILQKKDSVQVKKDSVQVKKVVDKM; from the coding sequence GTGCAAAAACTATTTGTCTTTTTACTCTTTCTAATCAGTCCAGTATTTTTATTCGGCCAGCAACCTGCTTCGAAGATTAAAATCGTTTCGTTTTCTAAAATAACCGGGGATGTTAAAAATAAGGTCAGCTATTTACGGAATCCGGTTTTCCAACAAGACAATGCGACCTTAACTTGCGATAGCGCTATTTTTTATAGCGAAAGAAACTATTTCGAGGCTTACAGAAGCGTTCATATCCATCAAGAAAATACAGATATCTATTCCGATCAGCTTGAATACGATGGAAATAAAAAGCAGGCGCATTTAACCGGAAATGTAGTAATGAGGGATCTAACCTCAACTCTAACCACTAATATTTTAGATTACAATACCCTCACCAAAATAGGAACCTATACCAGTGGCGGCAAAATTGTAAACAAAGAAGTAACGTTAACGAGTAAAAACGGCTATTATTTTAGTGAAAGAAACGTAGCCTACTTTAAATACGATGTGGTAGTCGTTACGCCTCAATCGGTCATAAAATCGGATACGATGAGCTATAATACCCAGGATAAATGGACCTACTTTTATGGCCCAACCAACATCAAGGGAAAAGACGATAATCTTTACACCGAAAATGGTCAGTATAATACGATGACTGAGGATGCTTTTTTCGGAAAGAAAAATCTATATACACAGGGTACCAGATCGTTAAAAGGAGATAGTTTGTACTATTATGGTAAGAAAGGTGTTGGTAAAGCGGTTAAAAACATTGTTTTCTCTGATACGAAAGATAAGATGAAAATGTTCGGTGATTTAGGCTATTACTACAAACTGGATCAACGCACATTGGTAACACGAAATGCCTACCTGGGAATAGGCACTGAAGATTCGATCATGGTGAAGAATAAAAAAAGGCCTGATAGTTTATGGATGGGTGCAGATACACTGGAAACGCAAATGGTACTGCAAAAAACCTTAAAGTTAATCCCTAAAATTTCAATCAAAGCCGATAATCAGGTTGGCGAAGACGATGAAGATACCGGCGAAAAGAAAGGAAAAGGTGAGCCAAAATTTAAACCAGAAGCTGAATCAACCCAAAAAGAAGACAAAAATAAACGTAATGCCAGAAATAGCAAGGCTGACAAAAAGAAGAAGAACAAAGGCGATGCCGAAGCAGAGGACCTGCTTAACCTGAAGGATAAAAACGTCGATAGTTTAAAATCGAAAGTAGACTCACTTAGCAAAGGACTTCCCAAGCTTAATCCAGATAGTTTGCAAAAAAGTAACCTTTTAAAGGGAAAAGCCGATTCTATTATCAAAAACCTGCCTAAACTCAAAACAGATAGTCTTGAAAAACTAGTAAACAAAACCAATTCGATTACAAAGAATGTATCGAAAACCAAAATCGATAGTTTGCAAAAAAAGATTACCGGCAAGGCTTCTCCAATTATGAAGGAAATTTCAAAAACGAAAGTCGATAGCCTTCAAAATAAGATAACAAAATCTGGCGCCAAAGATAGCTTAACAAAAGTTCTTGGAAATTTAAAAGCCGGAGCATTAAAAACAGATACGGCCAAATTTAACCCAGCCGACACAGTTCAAACGCGTATTATTAAGGCTTACCATGGTGTTAAGATTTTTAAAACGAACATACAGGCCAAAACCGATAGTCTGTTCTACACCAGTGCCGATTCTACTTTACGTTGCTACAGCAACCCGATCATCTGGTCGGAAGGTTCTCAGCAGGTTGGCGACACCATATTTGTACAGTTCAAGAATAAGAAACTCAATAATTTACAGGCATTTAGAAATGCATTTTTAGTAAATACACCAAAAGATTCGTTAAGGTTTAACCAAATAAAAGGTAGGTTGATGACGGGTTTCTTTTCCAACGGAAAATTCAAAAACCTGTATGTAGATGGTAATGCGGAGAGCATTTATTATACCCAGGATGATAGCACAAAAGTTTATAAAGAAATGAACCAAACCCTAAGCAGCAGGATAAAGTTCATCTTTAAGGATAAGGAAAATGCCATTGAGGAAATTGTTTATATCAAGGGGATAGAAGGGGCTTTGAATCCCGAAAATACGATTGCAAAGGATCATGTATTAAAAGGGTTTTCATGGAAACCCACTGAACGTCCGAAATCAAAGAAAGATGCGATAGGCTCATCAGGAAAACCCAAGCCCAAAGCAAAGGCCAAAACGGTTATGGGTAAAACTGCAGGAGGTGCGAAAGCGGCAAGCCCGGCAGTTAAACCATCAACAACGACACCTGTTGTTAAACCAAAAAGCACTTTGGGAAAAGACAGCTTAAATGTAGATAAGAAATCGCTTCAGGTTAAACCAGCTGACACAACCAACTTTGGCATTAAACCTATCCTACAAAAAAAGGACTCAGTTCAGGTGAAAAAAGATTCTGTTCAGGTAAAAAAGGTGGTTGATAAAATGTAA
- the tilS gene encoding tRNA lysidine(34) synthetase TilS, protein MLPLSQFQDFIEQQKLFDQGNRILLAVSGGKDSVLMLHLFKAIGVDVGVAHCNFNLRANEAQRDESFVALLAKNFGLPFYVTHFDTKKYAAENKVSTQMAARDLRYNWFEEIRRTEGYDYIALAQHQNDAVETVLINLTRGTGISGLHGILPKRDLLIRPLLFLNQQQIDELVRVNNLDFVEDSSNASTKYVRNKIRLQVVPHLQEINPNLEKTFSENIARFAELETLLNIQVQKLAVEILNKRNDGIYISLDEISKLNPQKLLLYELLKPFNFDENVIQEILDSLKALSGTHFFSTTHQAIIDRNDLVIVEKNTTVTANQFIHPTTESIAFANDEVLLTFTEEVKFEVNLNKAFVNADKLIFPLVLRNWQNGDKFIPLGMRNLKKVSDYFIDEKVPLHLKSVTPILVNGNGEIVWIAGMRQDNRYKLTSATKKVAIFELKIK, encoded by the coding sequence ATGTTACCCCTAAGCCAATTTCAGGATTTTATTGAACAGCAAAAATTATTTGATCAGGGTAATCGTATTCTTTTGGCTGTAAGTGGGGGGAAGGATTCGGTATTAATGCTGCATTTGTTTAAAGCAATAGGCGTTGATGTTGGTGTGGCTCATTGTAATTTTAATTTACGGGCTAATGAAGCACAACGCGATGAAAGTTTTGTTGCATTATTGGCCAAAAATTTTGGATTACCTTTTTATGTAACGCATTTTGATACCAAAAAATATGCGGCCGAAAATAAAGTTTCTACCCAGATGGCCGCACGCGATCTGCGTTATAACTGGTTTGAAGAAATTAGGCGTACAGAAGGATACGATTACATCGCATTGGCACAACACCAGAACGATGCGGTAGAAACCGTACTCATCAACCTTACCCGTGGCACAGGCATAAGTGGATTGCACGGTATCTTACCTAAACGTGATTTACTGATCAGACCCTTGCTTTTTTTAAACCAGCAGCAAATTGATGAGTTGGTAAGGGTTAATAACTTAGATTTTGTAGAGGATAGTTCGAATGCAAGTACAAAATATGTCAGGAATAAAATCAGATTACAGGTAGTACCGCATTTGCAGGAAATCAACCCTAATCTCGAAAAAACATTTTCCGAAAATATTGCGCGCTTTGCGGAATTAGAGACTTTGTTAAATATTCAGGTTCAGAAACTTGCTGTTGAAATTCTAAATAAAAGAAATGATGGCATTTATATTTCCCTGGATGAAATTTCTAAATTAAACCCCCAAAAACTATTGCTTTACGAGTTGCTTAAACCTTTTAATTTTGATGAAAATGTAATACAGGAAATTCTAGACAGCTTAAAGGCTCTGAGTGGTACGCATTTTTTTAGCACTACACATCAGGCGATTATCGACAGAAACGACCTGGTTATTGTTGAAAAGAACACAACGGTTACCGCTAACCAATTTATCCATCCAACAACAGAAAGCATTGCTTTTGCCAATGATGAAGTTTTATTGACGTTTACTGAAGAGGTGAAATTCGAAGTGAATTTGAACAAAGCTTTTGTTAATGCTGATAAATTAATTTTTCCGTTAGTATTGAGAAATTGGCAAAATGGAGATAAATTTATTCCACTGGGTATGCGTAATCTTAAAAAAGTTAGTGATTATTTTATCGACGAGAAGGTTCCGCTACATTTAAAAAGTGTTACCCCGATTCTGGTTAACGGGAACGGTGAAATTGTTTGGATTGCAGGTATGCGTCAGGACAACCGATATAAATTAACTTCAGCAACAAAAAAAGTTGCTATATTCGAACTCAAAATTAAATAA
- the bshA gene encoding N-acetyl-alpha-D-glucosaminyl L-malate synthase BshA, which yields MKIGIVCYPTFGGSGVVATELGKALANEGHQVHFITYSQPARLDFFSSNLFYHEVSVRDYPLFDYAPYESALASKLVDVVRFEQLDVLHVHYAIPHASAAFMAKQILASYGLHIPVVTTLHGTDITLVGKDPTYKPVVTFSINQSDGVTTVSEDLKEDTYNHFEITKEIKVIPNFIDFSRFSLQAKGHFKKAIAPNNERILIHTSNFRKVKRTADVIRIFEKVQTVIPSKLLMVGDGPERAYNEQLCRSLNICENVRFLGKQDAVEEILSVSDLFLMPSESESFGLAALEAMACKVPAITTNAGGLPELNIDGFCGYMSNVGDVESMAAHAIEILKDDETLNRFKENAFKRAQDFDLKKILPIYVSYYKEVIENSLQAKY from the coding sequence ATGAAGATAGGAATTGTTTGCTACCCCACTTTTGGCGGTAGTGGAGTAGTTGCAACAGAACTTGGTAAAGCACTTGCTAACGAGGGACACCAGGTGCACTTTATTACTTATAGTCAGCCCGCGAGGCTCGATTTCTTTTCTTCCAATCTGTTTTATCACGAGGTATCAGTAAGGGATTATCCGCTTTTCGATTATGCTCCATACGAATCCGCGCTGGCCAGCAAACTGGTAGATGTTGTTCGATTTGAACAATTGGATGTGTTACACGTTCATTATGCCATTCCCCATGCATCAGCAGCCTTTATGGCAAAGCAGATTTTGGCGAGTTATGGCCTTCATATTCCGGTAGTAACCACTTTGCACGGTACCGATATTACTTTAGTGGGTAAAGATCCAACCTATAAACCTGTTGTTACTTTTTCTATCAACCAAAGCGATGGTGTAACTACGGTGTCAGAAGATTTGAAAGAAGATACCTATAACCATTTCGAGATTACAAAAGAAATTAAGGTAATACCAAATTTTATAGATTTTTCGCGATTCAGTTTACAGGCAAAAGGACACTTTAAAAAAGCGATTGCACCAAATAATGAACGCATTTTAATCCATACCAGTAATTTCAGAAAAGTGAAACGTACGGCTGATGTGATCAGGATTTTCGAAAAAGTACAAACAGTTATTCCATCAAAACTATTAATGGTAGGGGATGGACCTGAACGTGCTTACAATGAGCAGCTTTGCAGATCGTTGAATATTTGTGAAAATGTAAGGTTTTTAGGCAAGCAAGATGCCGTAGAAGAAATTCTATCGGTCTCAGATCTTTTCTTGATGCCTTCAGAATCTGAAAGTTTTGGTTTGGCCGCATTAGAAGCAATGGCTTGTAAAGTACCGGCAATTACCACAAATGCTGGCGGTTTACCCGAACTTAATATTGACGGCTTCTGTGGTTACATGAGCAATGTCGGTGATGTAGAATCGATGGCGGCCCATGCCATTGAAATTTTAAAAGATGATGAAACGCTTAACCGTTTTAAAGAAAATGCGTTTAAAAGAGCACAGGATTTTGACCTGAAAAAGATCCTGCCAATTTATGTTAGCTATTATAAGGAAGTAATCGAAAACTCTTTGCAAGCTAAATATTAA
- a CDS encoding KTSC domain-containing protein, whose product MKKIVDYRKLLSVDKNAELKELKSVYRTLMKDCHPDKFQQEEEKLDAEARSKEIIEAYHFLVSIAPETREQNIETYTQTTTLSNIQDFEYKQQVLNIQFFDGSAYEYFDVPKAIYVKLVNADSPGRFARRHIFNEFPYRNVARVAEPV is encoded by the coding sequence ATGAAGAAAATAGTTGATTACAGAAAGCTTTTGAGTGTAGATAAAAATGCTGAATTAAAAGAGCTTAAATCTGTGTACCGTACATTGATGAAAGATTGTCACCCTGATAAATTTCAGCAGGAAGAAGAGAAATTAGATGCAGAAGCCAGAAGTAAAGAAATTATCGAAGCTTATCATTTTCTGGTAAGTATTGCGCCAGAAACTCGCGAACAGAATATCGAAACGTACACGCAAACTACAACATTGTCGAATATTCAGGATTTTGAATACAAACAACAGGTTTTAAATATCCAGTTTTTTGATGGAAGTGCTTACGAATATTTCGATGTGCCAAAAGCAATTTACGTGAAATTGGTTAACGCCGATTCTCCTGGTCGTTTTGCCCGTAGACATATTTTTAATGAATTCCCGTATCGTAATGTGGCCAGGGTTGCAGAACCAGTATAA
- a CDS encoding phytanoyl-CoA dioxygenase family protein: MDVTVKEREIQESGFSVIDSVFTDQEIEDILLAISRADTTKESFRKSDDLFAIRRFLKEVPDAIDLIFNKKLKSIKREIFGRDYFLVKSIYFDKPETSNWFVSYHQDLTISVDQKIEIPGFEPYIRKHDQFAVQPPLNILESNFTIRIHLDDTNEENGALKVIPNSHSKGIYRPETIDWSIEKEVSCNVSRGSIMIMKPLLLHSSSRTTNNQKRRVIHLEFSNQLLPKELQWSEYLDFE; this comes from the coding sequence ATGGATGTAACGGTTAAAGAAAGAGAAATTCAGGAATCAGGATTTTCCGTGATTGATAGCGTATTTACCGATCAGGAAATTGAAGATATTTTGTTGGCTATTAGCAGGGCAGATACTACAAAAGAGTCCTTTAGGAAATCAGACGATCTTTTTGCGATACGCAGATTTTTAAAAGAAGTTCCGGATGCTATAGACCTAATTTTCAATAAAAAACTAAAATCCATCAAACGGGAAATTTTTGGGAGAGATTATTTCCTTGTTAAATCAATCTATTTCGACAAACCCGAAACTTCGAATTGGTTTGTTTCCTATCATCAGGATTTGACTATTTCTGTTGACCAGAAAATAGAAATTCCAGGATTTGAACCCTACATTAGGAAACATGATCAGTTCGCCGTACAGCCACCGTTAAATATCCTTGAAAGTAACTTTACCATCCGCATCCACCTTGATGATACCAATGAAGAGAATGGCGCGCTAAAAGTAATTCCGAATTCGCACAGTAAAGGCATTTACCGTCCAGAAACAATCGACTGGAGCATCGAAAAAGAAGTTAGCTGTAATGTATCGCGGGGAAGCATCATGATCATGAAACCATTGCTTCTGCACAGTTCAAGCAGAACCACAAACAATCAAAAAAGAAGGGTAATCCATTTAGAATTTAGCAATCAACTACTACCAAAAGAATTGCAATGGTCTGAATACCTTGATTTTGAATAA
- a CDS encoding SRPBCC domain-containing protein produces the protein MENFDWTKFTIRIAVKAKLEDIYNSWTKASEIEKWFLSDALFTDENKVLLNKTQNALKGDRYKWIWYLYDDIENGTVTEANGTDYFQFTFAGDCLVEIKLHEKFEYTIVELTQKNIPADDNSKRNIRLGCHNGWSFYLINLKSVYEGGLDLRNKDNRFKPMLNN, from the coding sequence GTGGAAAACTTCGATTGGACCAAATTCACCATCAGGATCGCCGTTAAAGCAAAACTTGAAGACATCTACAATTCCTGGACAAAGGCCAGCGAAATTGAAAAATGGTTTTTAAGTGATGCATTATTTACTGACGAGAATAAAGTTCTGCTCAATAAAACGCAGAATGCACTTAAAGGCGATCGGTATAAATGGATCTGGTACCTGTATGATGATATCGAAAACGGAACGGTAACCGAGGCAAATGGCACAGATTATTTTCAGTTTACTTTTGCAGGAGATTGCCTGGTTGAAATCAAACTCCATGAAAAATTTGAATATACCATTGTAGAATTGACTCAAAAAAACATTCCTGCAGACGACAATTCAAAGCGAAATATTCGGTTGGGTTGCCACAATGGCTGGAGTTTTTACCTCATTAATCTAAAATCGGTTTATGAAGGGGGATTAGACTTAAGAAATAAAGATAACCGCTTTAAACCCATGTTGAATAATTGA
- a CDS encoding lactonase family protein yields the protein MKKLSPLLILSILSTLSFAQKTNYNFIVGTYTAPGKSEGIYTYNFNALTAATSIKSITKNTANPSYITISPDNKFVYVVNETGATSTVSAFKYDAKTGDLTFLNKVDSHGADPCFITVDAKNVIVANYSGGSLAVFSRKVDGSLTEALQIIKHTGKSIDPKGRQESAHVHMTKFTPDHKYLIVNDLGEDQTYIYNYNPTSKEKILTVKSVLKTNAGTGPRHITFSPNGKFAYLAHEFNGGITVFAYADGSLTKIQEIGTTPKDFTGKVDGADIHVSDDGKFLYETNRGDANSISAFSILPNGKLKFIETVSTLGKGPRNFTIDPSGKFLLIGHQYTNDIVIFNRNKITGKLTDSGKRIDVGAPVCLVFN from the coding sequence ATGAAAAAACTTAGTCCATTGCTGATACTTTCTATATTATCGACCCTTAGTTTCGCTCAAAAAACCAACTATAATTTCATTGTCGGCACCTATACTGCACCAGGAAAGAGTGAAGGGATTTATACTTACAACTTTAATGCCTTAACAGCAGCTACAAGCATAAAAAGTATTACAAAAAACACCGCTAATCCAAGTTACATAACCATTTCACCTGATAACAAATTTGTTTATGTCGTTAACGAAACCGGAGCTACCAGTACAGTAAGCGCATTTAAATATGATGCCAAAACAGGCGATTTAACTTTTTTAAACAAAGTTGACAGTCATGGTGCCGATCCCTGCTTTATTACAGTTGATGCTAAAAACGTAATTGTAGCCAATTATAGCGGTGGCAGTTTAGCGGTATTTTCACGAAAAGTTGATGGATCTTTAACAGAAGCCTTACAGATCATTAAACATACCGGAAAAAGCATCGATCCTAAAGGCAGACAGGAAAGCGCTCATGTGCACATGACAAAATTTACACCAGACCATAAATACTTAATTGTTAACGACCTGGGCGAAGATCAAACTTATATTTACAATTATAATCCAACCTCGAAAGAAAAAATATTAACGGTAAAATCGGTGCTTAAAACCAATGCAGGCACTGGCCCAAGACACATTACTTTTAGTCCGAATGGAAAATTTGCTTATTTAGCACACGAATTTAACGGCGGTATAACTGTTTTTGCTTATGCAGATGGAAGTTTGACCAAAATTCAGGAGATCGGCACAACCCCAAAAGATTTTACCGGCAAGGTTGACGGGGCAGACATCCACGTTTCTGACGATGGAAAATTCCTATACGAAACCAACCGTGGTGATGCCAATAGCATTTCTGCATTCTCTATCTTACCTAACGGAAAATTGAAATTTATTGAAACGGTAAGTACCCTGGGAAAAGGACCAAGAAATTTTACGATTGATCCAAGCGGAAAATTCTTATTGATCGGACATCAGTATACCAATGACATTGTTATTTTTAACCGCAACAAAATAACGGGTAAATTAACCGATAGTGGTAAAAGAATCGATGTTGGTGCTCCGGTTTGTTTAGTTTTTAATTAA
- a CDS encoding pseudouridine synthase — protein sequence MINKNNRNSRDDKSKPGSRRTEGRSSSAGSDRKRSDDKDSKFKKSSDSKEGFRPRSADGKDFKSKSFGDKKDFKPRSGGRDFKSKDSEPQSFKFGDREFKSKDSGAEDRGFKPREGKSRDYKPRTGDRDFKSREGGSRDYKPRTGDRDFKPREGGARDYKPRTGERDFKSKDGDSRDFKPRTGDRDFKSRDGGSRDYKPREGGYKDYKSRGKSDDFKPSAGSSRDVKPREPKEGDTRPFRKREEAQPRDTEFNRPERTVITQGRKTNEDKGLIRLNRYISNAGICSRRKADELIIAGIITVNGEAVTELGHKVDPAKDLVRYNGELLKREKKVYVLLNKPKDYITTTDDPQERRTVMQLVDKASRERIYPVGRLDRNTTGLLLMTNDGDLADKLSHPKNGITKIYNVELDKSLSQGDLNKIAFGLELEDGLIKPDNISYVAGGTKKEIGIQIHSGKNRIVRRIFEHLGYNVEKLDRVVYGNLTKKDLPRGRWRYLEEHELIQIKHLIK from the coding sequence ATGATAAATAAAAACAACAGGAACAGTCGGGATGACAAGTCCAAACCAGGCAGTCGGAGAACAGAAGGCAGAAGTAGTTCGGCCGGGTCTGACAGAAAAAGATCAGACGACAAAGACAGCAAATTCAAAAAATCATCCGATTCAAAAGAAGGCTTCAGACCCAGAAGCGCAGACGGTAAAGATTTCAAATCAAAATCTTTCGGAGACAAAAAAGATTTCAAACCAAGATCAGGCGGACGTGATTTCAAATCAAAAGATTCGGAGCCACAGAGTTTTAAATTCGGCGATCGTGAGTTTAAATCTAAAGATTCAGGAGCAGAAGACCGTGGTTTTAAACCAAGAGAAGGTAAATCAAGAGATTACAAGCCAAGAACCGGCGACCGCGATTTCAAATCGAGAGAAGGTGGATCTAGAGATTACAAACCAAGAACAGGAGACAGGGATTTTAAACCAAGAGAAGGTGGTGCAAGAGATTATAAGCCAAGAACAGGAGAGCGTGATTTCAAATCTAAGGATGGAGATTCGAGAGATTTTAAACCGAGAACTGGCGACCGCGACTTTAAATCGAGGGATGGTGGATCAAGAGATTACAAACCAAGAGAGGGTGGCTATAAAGATTACAAATCAAGAGGCAAATCAGATGATTTCAAGCCAAGTGCTGGAAGTTCAAGAGATGTAAAGCCCAGAGAACCAAAGGAAGGTGATACCCGTCCGTTTAGAAAACGTGAGGAGGCACAGCCAAGAGATACAGAATTTAACCGCCCGGAGCGCACTGTTATTACTCAGGGCCGTAAAACAAACGAAGATAAAGGCTTAATCCGCCTAAACAGATATATTTCAAATGCAGGCATCTGCTCTCGTCGTAAAGCCGATGAGTTAATTATTGCAGGTATTATTACCGTAAACGGCGAAGCGGTTACCGAACTGGGACATAAAGTTGACCCTGCAAAGGATTTGGTTCGTTATAACGGCGAATTATTAAAACGCGAGAAAAAAGTTTACGTTTTATTAAACAAACCAAAAGATTACATCACCACTACCGACGATCCACAGGAACGCCGTACGGTAATGCAATTGGTTGATAAAGCCAGTCGTGAGCGTATTTACCCGGTTGGACGTTTAGATCGCAATACCACAGGCTTGTTGTTAATGACAAACGATGGTGATTTAGCCGATAAATTATCACACCCTAAAAACGGTATCACTAAAATTTACAATGTCGAACTGGATAAATCTTTATCACAAGGCGATTTAAACAAGATTGCCTTTGGTTTAGAGTTAGAAGATGGTTTGATTAAACCTGATAACATTTCTTACGTTGCAGGTGGAACCAAGAAAGAAATCGGTATCCAGATCCACAGTGGTAAAAACAGGATTGTTCGCCGTATTTTCGAACACTTAGGTTATAATGTAGAAAAATTAGACCGTGTAGTTTATGGCAATTTAACAAAGAAAGACCTGCCACGTGGCAGATGGCGCTATCTTGAAGAACATGAACTGATTCAGATTAAACATTTAATAAAATAA
- a CDS encoding lytic transglycosylase domain-containing protein: MLKKHIVPFAVVATLFILAKVFAYQMPLAQKSLLKEEKLNTTIPKSDSLKVENEEAPQSLMAQLNFAEETLPLGDKKVERKMKKILAAHTYGNTQTNRLHAKAAKWFPVIEPILAAYGIPNDFKYLALVESGMAEGVSPKGAAGIWQFMPGTARTYGLRVNGNVDERYNLRKSTIAACKYIKEMYKGLESWTLVAAAYNVGDGRLRKQINNQNQDNYYKMRLNRETGGYVYKVISMKQIMEHPKRYGYAKPRVLLAYNGG; this comes from the coding sequence ATGTTAAAGAAACACATCGTACCATTTGCGGTAGTGGCAACACTATTTATCTTGGCAAAAGTGTTCGCTTACCAAATGCCCTTAGCACAAAAAAGTCTTTTAAAAGAAGAAAAATTAAACACTACAATACCCAAATCTGATAGCCTGAAAGTAGAAAACGAGGAAGCCCCTCAATCTTTAATGGCACAGTTGAATTTCGCGGAAGAAACCCTGCCATTAGGCGATAAAAAGGTAGAACGCAAAATGAAAAAAATTCTTGCAGCACACACTTACGGAAATACCCAAACCAACCGCCTGCACGCAAAAGCAGCAAAATGGTTTCCTGTAATTGAACCCATTCTCGCTGCTTACGGAATCCCGAACGATTTTAAGTATTTGGCATTGGTCGAATCTGGAATGGCGGAAGGGGTTTCTCCAAAAGGTGCAGCCGGAATCTGGCAGTTTATGCCTGGCACAGCCCGTACCTATGGATTAAGAGTAAATGGAAATGTTGATGAGCGCTATAACCTGCGCAAATCGACCATTGCAGCCTGTAAATACATTAAAGAAATGTATAAAGGTTTAGAAAGCTGGACATTGGTAGCTGCGGCTTACAATGTTGGCGACGGACGCTTACGCAAGCAGATCAATAATCAAAATCAGGATAATTACTACAAAATGAGGCTTAACCGCGAAACCGGTGGCTATGTTTATAAAGTAATTTCTATGAAACAGATTATGGAACATCCGAAACGTTACGGTTACGCAAAACCGAGAGTGTTATTGGCCTATAACGGCGGATAA